The following proteins are encoded in a genomic region of Gouania willdenowi chromosome 6, fGouWil2.1, whole genome shotgun sequence:
- the LOC114465286 gene encoding trace amine-associated receptor 13c-like, with amino-acid sequence MEDQLCFPQLLNTSCTKPATPQTKDVLLQVVLSLVSVLTTALNLLVIISISHFKQLHSPTNLLLLSLAVSDFLVGLLLMPTEIISTQFCWFLGDVVCVLYLITDFVITSSSIGNMVLISIDRYLAVCEPLHYHSRVTLGRTEMCICLCWLCSVLYNTTLILNDFFGESKLHKTCRGECYIVLSYITGTVDFVINFSGPICVIIVLYMRVFVVAVSQARAMHSHITAATHQPSRALMVNKSEMKAAKILGVVVVVFIICICPLYAPSLSGEDVEESTSSSVFVLWLLYLNSCLNPIIYAMFYPWFRKSVKLIVTLKMLQPNSRHAKLL; translated from the exons ATGGAGGATCAGCTCTGCTTTCCACAGCTCCTCAACACCTCCTGCACAAAGCCTGCGACGCCGCAGACAAAAGACGTGCTCCTTCAGGTTGTTCTCTCCCTCGTCTCCGTGCTCACCACTGCTCTCAACCTGCTGGTCATCATCTCCATCTCACACTTCAA GCAGCTCCACAGCCCCACCAACCTCCTCTTACTCTCCCTGGCTGTGTCAGACTTTCTTGTAGGCCTTCTGCTGATGCCAACTGAAATCATTTCCACTCAGTTCTGCTGGTTCCTGGGTGACGTTGTGTGTGTTCTTTATTTAATCACTGACTTTGTCATCACCTCCTCATCTATAGGAAACATGGTGCTCATATCCATTGACCGTTATCTGGCTGTGTGTGAACCCTTGCATTACCACAGCAGAGTCACTCTGGGCAGAACTGAGATGTGTATCTGTCTCTGTTGGTTGTGCTCTGTTCTCTATAACACCACTTTAATCCTAAATGACTTTTTTGGGGAGTCCAAACTGCACAAAACCTGTCGGGGAGAGTGTTACATTGTCCTCAGCTACATCACAGGGACTGTGGATTTTGTCATTAACTTCAGTGGCCCCATCTGTGTGATCATAGTGTTGTACATGAGAGTGTTTGtggtggctgtgtctcaggctCGGGCCATGCACTCACACATCACCGCTGCCACACATCAACCCTCCAGGGCTTTGATGGTGAACAAGTCAGAGATGAAAGCAGCCAAAATTCTGGgtgttgttgtagttgtgtttATAATATGTATATGTCCATTATATGCCCCATCTCTTTCAGGTGAGGACGTAGAGGAGAGCACCTCATCCTCTGTTTTTGTCCTCTGGCTGCTGTACTTGAACTCATGTTTGAATCCCATCATTTATGCCATGTTTTACCCGTGGTTTAGAAAATCTGTCAAGCTTATTGTTACACTTAAAATGCTGCAGCCAAACTCCCGCCATGCTAAATTATTATAG